A single region of the Acidimicrobiales bacterium genome encodes:
- a CDS encoding thiolase family protein: protein MTEAVIVAAARTPIGRARKGSLVGVDAFQLAQTAVGAAIERSGVPAADIDDVVVAESLQGGGVIARYVAVELGLTNVPGLADNRHCAAGLSAVQIGASSIRAGMDRVVVAGGTESLSTSPSSTKRLELGAEPVQWMSPSHPATPDAPPFDMTITVGNNAAVEAGLTRRDVDEWAAYSHGQAIESIDNGWFDEQIVPVTAPQLDGTTKEFFVDEHPRRGVTVDTLAELPVLHPEIEGFTVTAGNAAGINDAAAAVVVTADDYAAANGLTPLARIVSWASVGIEPARTGMAPTLAIPKALERAGMGIDDIELWEINEAFCSVPVAAYRTLGIDPTILNVNGSGCSLGHPIAATGARMVVTMVHELRRRGLTTGCVSMCAGGGMGSALVLELL, encoded by the coding sequence ATGACCGAAGCAGTGATCGTCGCCGCCGCCCGCACCCCCATCGGCCGGGCCCGCAAGGGCTCCCTGGTCGGGGTCGACGCCTTCCAGCTCGCCCAGACCGCCGTGGGGGCCGCCATCGAGCGCAGCGGCGTGCCCGCCGCCGACATCGACGACGTCGTCGTCGCCGAGTCGCTCCAGGGTGGCGGCGTCATCGCCCGCTACGTGGCCGTCGAGCTCGGCCTGACCAACGTCCCGGGCCTGGCCGACAACCGACACTGCGCAGCCGGGCTGTCGGCGGTGCAGATCGGCGCGTCGTCGATCCGTGCCGGCATGGACCGCGTGGTCGTGGCCGGTGGCACCGAGAGCCTGTCCACCTCGCCGTCGTCCACCAAGCGCCTCGAGCTCGGCGCTGAGCCGGTGCAGTGGATGTCGCCCAGCCACCCGGCCACGCCCGATGCCCCGCCCTTCGACATGACCATCACCGTGGGCAACAACGCCGCCGTCGAGGCCGGCCTCACCCGCCGCGACGTCGACGAGTGGGCCGCCTACTCCCACGGACAGGCCATCGAGTCGATCGACAACGGCTGGTTCGACGAGCAGATCGTGCCGGTCACGGCGCCCCAGCTCGACGGCACCACCAAGGAGTTCTTCGTCGACGAACATCCTCGGCGCGGCGTCACCGTCGACACGCTCGCCGAGCTGCCGGTGCTGCACCCCGAGATCGAGGGCTTCACCGTGACCGCCGGCAACGCCGCCGGTATCAACGACGCCGCGGCCGCGGTCGTCGTGACCGCCGACGACTACGCCGCCGCCAACGGGCTCACGCCCCTGGCCCGAATCGTGTCGTGGGCGTCGGTGGGCATCGAGCCCGCCCGCACCGGGATGGCGCCCACGCTGGCCATCCCCAAGGCCCTCGAACGGGCGGGCATGGGCATCGACGACATCGAGCTCTGGGAGATCAACGAGGCGTTCTGCTCCGTGCCCGTCGCCGCCTACCGGACCCTGGGCATCGACCCCACCATCCTCAACGTGAACGGCAGCGGCTGCAGCCTCGGCCACCCCATCGCCGCCACCGGTGCCCGCATGGTCGTGACGATGGTCCACGAGCTGCGCCGCCGCGGCCTCACCACCGGCTGCGTCTCGATGTGCGCCGGCGGCGGCATGGGCTCCGCGCTGGTCCTGGAGCTCCTCTGA
- a CDS encoding TetR family transcriptional regulator, translating into MIVVPPLNPDKRRPPLRTSAKAIATRASLVELAAELFATRGYLETSIRDIARAAELTTGAIYGHFRNKADLLAEAISSRTVTDLESLSLDITGQATTSEEPLHVETLRRLSSRYPDRRQLRALILQGAAAALNDEETRHRLRDEQLSHLQVWIDSYEEHRSELGIDPSVDIREAVLYTWAAEVGLGVMEAVGIEPRTKRGWADMAARFGRGLNLPDQPGRAGKR; encoded by the coding sequence GTGATCGTCGTTCCCCCTCTCAACCCTGACAAGCGGCGGCCGCCGCTCCGCACGAGCGCGAAGGCGATCGCGACGCGCGCCAGCCTGGTCGAGCTCGCGGCCGAGCTCTTTGCGACCCGCGGGTACCTGGAGACATCCATACGCGACATCGCCCGCGCCGCCGAGCTGACGACCGGGGCGATCTACGGCCACTTCCGCAACAAGGCCGACCTACTGGCCGAGGCGATCAGCTCGAGGACCGTCACCGACCTCGAATCCCTATCCCTCGACATCACCGGACAGGCGACCACCTCTGAAGAACCACTCCACGTCGAGACTCTGCGACGCCTCTCCAGCCGCTATCCCGACCGACGCCAGCTCCGGGCCTTGATCCTCCAGGGAGCCGCTGCGGCGTTGAACGACGAGGAGACACGACACCGACTCCGGGACGAGCAGCTGAGCCACCTGCAGGTGTGGATCGATTCCTACGAGGAGCATCGGTCCGAGCTGGGCATCGATCCCTCCGTCGACATCCGCGAGGCTGTGCTCTACACCTGGGCCGCGGAAGTCGGCCTCGGGGTCATGGAAGCGGTAGGCATCGAGCCCCGCACCAAGCGGGGGTGGGCAGACATGGCGGCCCGCTTCGGGCGAGGGCTCAACCTTCCTGACCAGCCCGGTCGCGCCGGTAAACGATGA
- a CDS encoding SDR family oxidoreductase, with protein sequence MGMLDGKVAIVTGAGHGVGRGHAMELARHGAIVVVNDLGGSVEGEGASRAADDTVALVEARGGTAVANYGDVSDHDQCGALVQQAIDTFGRLDIVVNNAGIVRDAAIWNMPVENFDLVLAVHLRGTWSMCHHAARHFRAMSKAGEPVAGRIINTTSGAGLTGNFGQTSYATAKAAIVGLTLTLAQELASSGVTVNCVGPSGLTRITATMPGMPDSFEPDEIGDDEFHPMDPANASPLVAWLSSDDAGYVNGQVIRALDDRIIWMQGWRERKTISNDQTKWDATKLGARMGGEVFGVQPQGLKFEQA encoded by the coding sequence ATGGGGATGCTCGACGGCAAGGTGGCCATCGTGACCGGCGCCGGTCACGGCGTGGGCCGGGGGCACGCCATGGAGCTGGCCAGGCACGGGGCCATCGTCGTCGTGAACGACCTCGGGGGATCCGTGGAGGGTGAGGGCGCGTCCCGCGCCGCCGACGACACGGTGGCGCTCGTCGAGGCCCGCGGCGGCACCGCCGTCGCCAACTACGGCGACGTGTCCGACCACGACCAGTGCGGGGCCCTCGTCCAGCAGGCCATCGACACGTTCGGTCGCCTCGACATCGTCGTGAACAACGCCGGCATCGTGCGCGACGCGGCCATCTGGAACATGCCGGTGGAGAACTTCGACCTGGTGCTGGCGGTGCACCTCCGGGGCACCTGGTCGATGTGCCACCATGCCGCCAGGCACTTCCGGGCCATGTCGAAAGCCGGCGAACCGGTCGCCGGGCGGATCATCAACACCACGTCGGGCGCCGGGCTCACGGGCAACTTCGGTCAGACCAGCTACGCCACGGCCAAGGCGGCCATCGTCGGCCTCACCCTCACCCTGGCCCAGGAGCTGGCCAGCTCCGGTGTGACCGTCAACTGCGTCGGGCCCTCAGGCCTCACCCGCATCACCGCCACGATGCCGGGCATGCCGGACTCCTTCGAGCCCGACGAGATCGGTGACGACGAGTTCCACCCGATGGACCCGGCGAACGCCTCGCCGCTCGTGGCCTGGCTGTCCTCCGACGACGCCGGCTACGTGAACGGCCAGGTCATCCGAGCCCTCGACGACCGCATCATCTGGATGCAGGGGTGGCGTGAGCGCAAGACGATCTCGAACGACCAGACCAAGTGGGACGCCACCAAGCTCGGTGCCCGCATGGGCGGCGAGGTCTTCGGCGTCCAGCCTCAGGGCCTGAAGTTCGAACAGGCCTGA
- a CDS encoding nuclear transport factor 2 family protein — protein sequence MIQPSDAVQLLTKWWFAYDNALFDEWPKMWSYEPHFSCRTDTGATAFEDFVNADVIGRDEVIAWQIHHRMNSPHPLRHHGTNVHLTRADDTTADFRSYIWVTQIVGGSPSPLSTAIVHGSLRIEGGELRISDMNVVLDTEDSTLLAEKQPAAP from the coding sequence ATGATCCAGCCGAGCGATGCCGTCCAACTGCTGACGAAGTGGTGGTTCGCCTACGACAACGCCCTCTTCGACGAATGGCCGAAGATGTGGAGCTACGAGCCGCACTTCTCCTGTCGCACCGATACTGGTGCCACGGCCTTCGAGGACTTCGTCAACGCCGATGTCATCGGCCGTGACGAAGTGATCGCCTGGCAGATCCACCACCGCATGAACAGCCCGCATCCGCTGCGCCACCATGGCACCAACGTGCACCTGACCCGCGCCGACGATACGACCGCCGACTTCCGCTCCTACATTTGGGTGACGCAGATCGTCGGTGGGTCACCATCGCCGCTGTCCACCGCCATCGTGCACGGCTCGCTTCGGATCGAGGGCGGTGAGCTGCGGATCTCCGACATGAACGTCGTGCTCGACACCGAGGACTCGACCCTCCTGGCCGAGAAGCAGCCGGCCGCACCGTGA
- a CDS encoding ABC transporter substrate-binding protein, producing the protein MALGLLATACGSGRSDSADGGGGSTDTTTAAATAEAFGDLASPCGTTDGTNTPSGDQGVTADSVTIGYGDDAGYQAAPGLNKEMAEAVRAMISWCNEQGGINGRTVVGNYYDAAILNATNVMQEACNEVFMLVGQGWALDGGAEATRVGCGLPQVPGYTVSATVAHGPMTYVALPNPVDLTPTGNADLFAQQYPEQVKMAGLVYADFAANVEVADKVRATYPKWGWDFLGDCEQTYPIAGVAQWAPYIQKLKDCGAEVVYFVGSPIPNFLNFLDAAAQAEYEPLYMTDSNFYVQDFANANVNGYADKVFTRMAFTPFEQASSNPATQQYIDLASAGGGQPALLGAQATSAFLLWATAAKGCGNNLTRQCVLDELAKITSWTGGGLHATSNPAENTPPGCVMVLQMQGTTFEQAMPATEGEFACNPAYVTNVEGIPAIEGAKLDANRRSTAYTGG; encoded by the coding sequence ATGGCACTGGGACTGCTCGCCACAGCATGTGGCAGTGGTCGATCCGACTCCGCCGACGGCGGTGGCGGCTCGACCGACACCACGACCGCTGCCGCAACCGCCGAGGCTTTCGGTGATCTCGCCTCGCCGTGTGGGACTACCGACGGCACCAACACCCCCTCGGGCGATCAGGGTGTCACCGCCGACTCCGTCACCATCGGATACGGCGACGACGCCGGGTACCAGGCCGCGCCCGGCCTCAACAAGGAGATGGCCGAGGCGGTCAGGGCCATGATCAGCTGGTGCAACGAGCAGGGCGGCATCAACGGCCGCACGGTCGTCGGCAACTACTACGACGCCGCCATCTTGAACGCCACCAACGTGATGCAGGAAGCGTGCAACGAGGTCTTCATGCTCGTCGGCCAGGGGTGGGCGCTCGACGGAGGCGCAGAGGCGACACGCGTGGGCTGCGGCCTGCCCCAGGTGCCGGGTTACACAGTCAGTGCGACGGTGGCCCACGGACCGATGACCTACGTTGCCCTACCCAACCCGGTGGACCTGACCCCCACGGGAAACGCCGATCTGTTCGCCCAGCAATACCCGGAGCAGGTGAAAATGGCCGGGCTCGTCTACGCCGACTTTGCTGCGAACGTCGAGGTAGCGGACAAGGTGAGGGCGACCTACCCGAAGTGGGGCTGGGACTTCCTCGGCGACTGCGAGCAGACCTATCCGATCGCCGGCGTGGCTCAGTGGGCTCCGTACATCCAGAAGCTGAAGGACTGCGGGGCCGAGGTCGTGTACTTCGTCGGCTCTCCGATTCCGAACTTCTTGAACTTCCTCGATGCCGCCGCGCAGGCTGAATACGAACCGCTCTACATGACCGATTCGAACTTCTACGTCCAAGACTTCGCCAACGCAAACGTGAACGGCTACGCCGACAAGGTGTTCACGCGAATGGCGTTCACCCCCTTCGAACAGGCGAGCTCGAACCCCGCCACCCAGCAGTACATCGACCTGGCGTCGGCCGGCGGCGGCCAGCCAGCCCTCCTCGGGGCGCAGGCCACCTCGGCGTTCCTGTTGTGGGCAACCGCCGCCAAGGGGTGCGGGAACAACTTGACCCGCCAGTGCGTCCTCGACGAACTGGCCAAGATCACCAGCTGGACCGGAGGCGGCCTCCATGCGACATCGAACCCCGCCGAGAACACTCCGCCCGGTTGCGTGATGGTGCTCCAGATGCAGGGCACCACCTTCGAGCAGGCTATGCCCGCGACAGAAGGCGAGTTCGCGTGCAACCCCGCGTATGTCACCAACGTCGAGGGGATTCCTGCCATCGAGGGGGCGAAGCTCGACGCCAACCGCAGATCGACCGCCTACACAGGCGGCTGA
- a CDS encoding enoyl-CoA hydratase/isomerase family protein, whose product MSDVDATGAQPEPSRTPPRPPEGDWLGSPYLRFERHGSLAHCTVDRPERRNALTGAMYFGIRYAIDRVNTDPTLAGLLITGTGDVFIPGGDLGGDPVDDWGGPALLGMDTVPFDAVRRSAKPVVSAVNGLCQGGGLLIAMLSDVAVASDRATFRAPELYRGIADTGYATYLPAQIGPGRAKDMLFTGRVVSAEEALDWGLVTRVVPHDAVMTAAVEALEACCRCGPNAYMEVKRIIGDGYGTYDRMTMEASLGAPEAVEGFVSFKERRNPSWVAEDLRTDGRL is encoded by the coding sequence ATGAGCGATGTCGACGCGACCGGCGCGCAACCCGAGCCCAGCCGGACGCCGCCTCGCCCACCGGAGGGCGACTGGCTGGGGTCGCCGTACCTGCGCTTCGAACGCCACGGCAGCCTGGCCCACTGCACCGTCGATCGACCCGAGCGGCGCAACGCCCTCACCGGCGCCATGTACTTCGGCATCCGCTACGCCATCGACCGGGTCAACACCGACCCGACCCTCGCCGGTCTGCTCATCACCGGCACGGGCGACGTGTTCATCCCCGGCGGCGACCTGGGTGGCGACCCCGTCGACGACTGGGGTGGGCCCGCGCTGCTGGGCATGGACACCGTGCCCTTCGACGCCGTGCGCCGCTCGGCCAAGCCCGTGGTGTCGGCGGTGAACGGCCTCTGCCAGGGCGGGGGGTTGCTCATCGCCATGCTCTCCGACGTGGCCGTGGCCAGCGACCGGGCCACGTTCCGGGCGCCAGAGCTCTACCGGGGCATCGCCGACACCGGCTACGCCACCTACCTCCCCGCCCAGATCGGCCCGGGACGGGCCAAGGACATGCTCTTCACCGGCCGGGTGGTGTCCGCCGAAGAGGCGCTCGACTGGGGTCTGGTGACGCGGGTGGTGCCACACGACGCGGTCATGACCGCCGCGGTGGAGGCCCTGGAGGCCTGCTGTCGCTGCGGGCCCAACGCCTACATGGAGGTGAAGCGCATCATCGGCGACGGCTACGGCACCTACGACCGCATGACCATGGAGGCCAGCCTCGGTGCACCGGAGGCGGTCGAGGGGTTCGTGTCGTTCAAGGAGCGCCGCAACCCCTCCTGGGTGGCCGAGGACCTCCGCACCGACGGACGGCTGTAG
- a CDS encoding pyridoxamine 5'-phosphate oxidase family protein, with amino-acid sequence MGRHDHRLLRERNVWLATVRADGRPHLAPVWFVTVDERFWIGTGAASVKARNIAANPSVSVSLEGGDDPLVAEGRATAVPRPFPEPVTAAFLDKYGWDLAVEVDDDIGEVALLRIDVTRWLMGGP; translated from the coding sequence GTGGGCCGGCACGACCATCGACTCCTCCGCGAGCGCAACGTGTGGTTGGCCACGGTGCGAGCCGACGGCCGACCGCACCTGGCCCCGGTGTGGTTCGTGACGGTGGACGAGCGGTTCTGGATCGGGACCGGGGCGGCGAGCGTGAAGGCCCGCAACATCGCCGCCAACCCCTCGGTCTCGGTGAGCCTCGAGGGCGGCGACGACCCGCTCGTGGCCGAGGGTCGGGCCACGGCGGTCCCTCGACCGTTCCCGGAACCGGTGACGGCGGCGTTCCTCGACAAGTACGGCTGGGACCTCGCCGTGGAGGTGGACGACGACATCGGCGAGGTGGCCCTGCTGAGGATCGACGTGACCCGCTGGCTGATGGGGGGTCCCTGA
- a CDS encoding HNH endonuclease has protein sequence MPAVLATLGRAFSVLEAHPGRADGALPELGWDRLDPQGLRAAAAELQKVISAVEHQQRRLLALIDERRAFTVDGSRDAADWAANGLGVSRRAANDQLRLARQLDGLPNLAEAAARGDVSTAQARPAAQLADPTTDRQWAAQASALPVGVLDRQAAKRSRPTSADHRAARNARHFRAWTDGLELRFRGAMPVDDGHRLLAAIDRAAAPRGRDPRTDGAERRTTAGPADGTRGTAEGNEGNAPPLTPDQRRADGLLALAGATIADDADPDRANVVLIADLDTVDAATAAIHGGATAATAATHGGAPPQHARSTPQGSARAPERSAALAGATAELEDGTLLPVETARRLLCDSRVQVVVQDRAGIAVGVGTSARTVSPAMRRVIMQRDRGCRFGSCTATRFLQAHHVVPFPGPTVLGNLTMLCWHHHHAVHEGGWCLSGDPNGELRATRAGVTVTSHPRHGPTRPAATSPGPVRITAPPTARRAGAGAEATAATTTEAPATAARAGTGVGTVAAPNRHAGAAPAATGGAGAGPREGARGGIAAKADQDVERTGTLFDDSG, from the coding sequence GTGCCGGCGGTCCTGGCGACCCTGGGGCGGGCCTTCTCGGTGCTCGAGGCCCACCCGGGCAGGGCCGACGGGGCGCTCCCCGAGCTCGGTTGGGACCGCCTCGACCCCCAGGGGCTGCGCGCCGCCGCAGCCGAGTTGCAGAAGGTGATCTCCGCCGTCGAGCACCAACAGCGACGCCTGCTGGCGCTCATCGACGAGCGACGGGCGTTCACCGTCGACGGGTCTCGTGATGCCGCCGACTGGGCGGCCAACGGGCTCGGCGTCAGTCGACGCGCCGCCAACGACCAGCTTCGCCTCGCCCGCCAGCTCGACGGACTCCCCAACCTCGCCGAGGCCGCCGCCCGCGGCGACGTCTCCACCGCCCAAGCGCGGCCTGCGGCCCAGCTGGCCGATCCGACCACCGACCGCCAGTGGGCCGCCCAAGCCTCCGCCCTACCCGTCGGAGTGCTCGATCGTCAGGCGGCGAAGAGATCTCGCCCGACCAGCGCCGACCACCGCGCCGCCCGCAACGCCCGTCACTTCCGGGCCTGGACCGACGGCCTGGAGCTCCGGTTCAGAGGGGCGATGCCCGTCGACGACGGCCACCGGCTCCTGGCGGCCATCGACCGCGCCGCGGCACCTCGGGGGCGCGATCCCAGGACCGATGGCGCCGAACGCCGCACCACCGCTGGCCCCGCTGATGGCACCAGGGGCACCGCTGAGGGCAACGAGGGCAACGCGCCACCGCTCACCCCGGACCAACGCCGCGCCGACGGTCTGCTGGCCCTGGCCGGCGCCACCATCGCCGACGACGCCGACCCCGACCGGGCCAACGTGGTGCTCATCGCCGACCTCGACACCGTCGACGCGGCGACCGCTGCGATCCACGGAGGGGCGACCGCAGCAACCGCAGCGACCCACGGAGGCGCGCCACCCCAGCATGCCCGCTCGACACCGCAGGGTTCCGCCCGTGCGCCCGAGAGGTCCGCAGCCCTCGCCGGTGCCACCGCCGAGCTCGAGGACGGCACGCTGCTCCCGGTGGAGACCGCACGGCGGTTGCTCTGCGACAGCCGGGTCCAGGTGGTCGTCCAGGACCGAGCCGGCATCGCCGTGGGCGTGGGCACCTCCGCACGGACGGTCAGCCCAGCCATGCGTCGCGTCATCATGCAGCGAGACCGAGGCTGTCGCTTCGGGTCGTGCACGGCCACCCGGTTCCTCCAGGCCCACCACGTGGTCCCCTTCCCCGGGCCGACCGTGCTCGGCAACCTCACCATGTTGTGCTGGCACCACCACCATGCCGTCCACGAGGGCGGCTGGTGCCTCTCCGGCGATCCCAACGGCGAGCTCCGAGCCACGCGTGCCGGGGTCACCGTCACCAGCCACCCCCGCCACGGCCCGACCCGACCCGCGGCCACCTCGCCGGGTCCCGTGCGGATCACGGCACCACCAACCGCGCGTCGGGCCGGGGCCGGGGCCGAGGCAACAGCGGCGACGACGACGGAAGCCCCCGCGACAGCCGCACGCGCCGGGACAGGCGTCGGGACAGTCGCTGCGCCGAATCGGCACGCAGGCGCCGCGCCAGCAGCAACCGGCGGGGCAGGTGCCGGCCCACGGGAAGGGGCACGGGGTGGGATCGCCGCGAAGGCCGATCAGGACGTCGAGCGGACCGGCACACTGTTCGACGACTCCGGGTGA
- a CDS encoding SDR family oxidoreductase has protein sequence MNNSDVFDLDGKVAIVTGSTKGIGRAMVEGLAAAGAKVVVSSRKQNLCNDVAAEIRASTGAEVLPLACHVGDWDAIPDFVDEVVERFDRIDVLVNNAGINPAPVTVGEMTLDYWRKVFSVNLEGPLRMSQQVAPVMRDGGGGSIVHIGTMAAYGPGPNICAYGSSKAGLKNLTRAMAMEWADWKIRVNILSPGPFMSEMLAGAAARSDIDYLAMVSEGTLLKRVAEPHEIVGPVLYLASDASSFVTADDISVSGGMMK, from the coding sequence ATGAACAACAGCGACGTGTTCGACCTCGACGGCAAGGTGGCCATCGTCACCGGCTCAACCAAAGGAATCGGTCGGGCCATGGTCGAGGGCCTCGCCGCTGCTGGAGCCAAGGTCGTGGTCAGCTCCCGGAAGCAGAACCTCTGCAACGACGTCGCCGCCGAGATCCGGGCATCGACCGGCGCCGAGGTACTGCCCCTCGCGTGCCACGTCGGCGACTGGGATGCCATCCCCGACTTCGTCGACGAGGTCGTCGAGCGGTTCGATCGCATCGACGTCCTGGTCAACAACGCTGGCATCAACCCCGCCCCGGTCACCGTCGGCGAGATGACCCTCGACTACTGGCGCAAGGTCTTCTCAGTCAATCTCGAGGGGCCCCTTCGCATGAGCCAGCAGGTCGCTCCCGTGATGCGCGACGGAGGCGGAGGCAGCATCGTCCACATCGGCACGATGGCTGCATACGGGCCGGGCCCCAACATCTGCGCCTACGGCTCTTCGAAGGCCGGTCTGAAGAACCTCACCCGGGCCATGGCGATGGAATGGGCGGACTGGAAGATCCGGGTCAACATCCTCAGCCCTGGACCGTTCATGAGCGAGATGCTCGCTGGCGCCGCAGCCCGCAGCGACATCGACTACCTCGCCATGGTCTCCGAGGGCACCCTGCTCAAGCGGGTCGCCGAACCCCACGAGATCGTCGGACCGGTCCTCTACCTCGCCAGCGACGCCTCCTCGTTCGTCACCGCCGACGACATCTCCGTATCCGGCGGAATGATGAAGTGA